The Benincasa hispida cultivar B227 chromosome 11, ASM972705v1, whole genome shotgun sequence genome has a segment encoding these proteins:
- the LOC120091363 gene encoding L-arabinokinase-like, which produces MRIEMEAEAVSASRNHLVFAYYVTGHGFGHATRVIEVVRHLILAGHDVHVVSGAPEFVFTSAIHSPRLFIRKVLLDCGAVQADALTVDRLASLERYHETAVVPRASILATEVEWLNSIKADLVVSDVVPVACRAAADAGIRSVCVTNFSWDFIYAEYVMAAGHHHRSIVWQIAEDYSHCEFLIRLPGYCPMPAFRDVVDVPLVVRRLHKQRKEVRKELGIGEDTKLVILNFGGQPAGWKLKEEYLPPGWLCLVCGASETDELPPNFIKLAKDAYTPDLIAASDCMLGKIGYGTVSEALAFKLPFVFVRRDYFNEEPFLRNMLEYYQSGVEMIRRDLLTGHWKPYLERAISLKPCYEGGTNGGEVAAHILQETASGKNYASDKFSGARRLRDAIVLGYQLQRAPGRDLCIPDWFANAESELGLANKSPTLPVEGRVAHMESYMEDFDVLHGDVQGLSDTMSFLKSLAELNSVYDSGKTEKRQMRERKAAAGLFNWEEDIFVTRAPGRLDVMGGIADYSGSLVLQMPIREACHVAVQRNHPTKHRLWKHAQARQNAKGEGSKPVLQIVSYGSELSNRAPTFDMDLSDFMDGERPMSYEKARKYFAQDPAQKWAAYIAGTILVLMKELGVRFEDSISLLVSSTVPEGKGVSSSASVEVASMSAIAAAHGLSISPRDLALLCQKVENHIVGAPCGVMDQMTSACGEADKLLAMVCQPAEVIGLVDIPGHIRFWGIDSGIRHSVGGADYGSVRIGAFMGRRMIKSRASELLSNSSSLANGISHDDLEDDGIELLESESSLDYLCNLPPHRYEAMYAKQLPETIKGEAFMEKYSDHNDAVTVIDPKRVYGVRAPARHPIYENFRVKAFKALLTSATSDDQLTSLGELLYQCHYSYSACGLGSDGTDRLVQLVQDMQHSKLSKSEDGTLYGAKITGGGSGGTVCVMGRNSLGSSHQIIEIQQRYKGATGFLPYVFDGSSPGAGRFGYLKIRRRLLSLKSKGQ; this is translated from the exons ATGAGGATTGAGATGGAGGCCGAGGCTGTTTCAGCGTCTCGAAATCATTTGGTTTTCGCTTACTATGTCACTGGTCATGGCTTCGGCCACGCTACTCGTGTTATTGAG GTTGTTCGGCATCTTATACTTGCTGGGCACGATGTTCATGTGGTTAGCGGTGCTCCTGAGTTCGTTTTTACTTCTGCAATTCACTCTCCTCGGTTATTCATACGAAAG GTATTGTTGGATTGCGGAGCTGTTCAAGCAGATGCTCTGACAGTGGATCGCCTGGCATCACTGGAGAGG TATCATGAGACAGCTGTGGTGCCACGTGCTTCTATTTTGGCAACTGAAGTAGAGTGGCTCAACTCGATCAAAGCTGACTTAGTG GTTTCAGATGTTGTACCAGTTGCTTGTCGTGCTGCTGCTGATGCTGGAATTCGCTCTGTTTGTGTCACAAACTTCAG TTGGGATTTCATCTATGCGGAGTATGTGATGGCTGCAGGGCATCATCACCGTTCTATAGTCTGGCAG ATTGCTGAGGATTATTCACATTGCGAGTTCCTCATCCGCCTCCCAGGATATTGTCCAA TGCCTGCTTTTCGTGACGTTGTTGATGTACCTCTAGTTGTTAGAAGGCTTCATAAACAGCGCAAGGAG GTCAGGAAGGAGCTTGGGATTGGAGAAGATACAAAGTTAGTTATCCTCAATTTCGGTGGGCAG CCTGCGGGTTGGAAGTTGAAAGAGGAATACTTACCCCCCGGCTGGCTGTGTCTG GTTTGTGGTGCTTCTGAAACAGACGAGCTTCCACCAAATTTCATCAAGCTTGCAAAAGATGCATATACACCTGATCTAATAGCTGCTTCCGATTGCATGCTTG GCAAAATTGGATATGGAACTGTCAGTGAAGCATTGGCATTCAAGTTACCTTTTGTCTTTGTCCGCCGTGATTATTTTAACGAAGAACCATTCCTGAGGAATATGCTTGAG TATTATCAAAGTGGAGTAGAGATGATAAGAAGGGACCTACTCACAGGTCATTGGAAACCATATCTCGAACGTGCAATTAGTTTGAAACCTTGCTATGAGGGTGGCACAAATGGTGGTGAG GTTGCAGCTCATATCTTGCAGGAGACAGCCAGTGGAAAAAACTATGCATCAGATAAG TTTAGTGGAGCCAGAAGATTGAGGGATGCTATAGTTCTTGGCTATCAACTCCAAAGGGCCCCAGGACGAGATCTATGTATTCCAGATTGGTTTGCCAATGCTGAAAGTGAACTTGGTCTTGCAAACAAATCACCAACCTTACCTGTAGAAGGGAGAGTCGCTCATATGGAATC ATATATGGAAGACTTTGATGTGCTTCATGGCGACGTTCAAGGTCTTTCTGATACAATGAGTTTCTTAAAGAGCCTGGCTGAATTGAACTCAGTATATGATTCTGGAAAGACTGAGAAACGCCAAATGCGGGAGCGGAAGGCTGCTGCTGGGCTTTTTAATTGGGAG GAAGACATTTTTGTGACAAGAGCTCCAGGGAGATTGGATGTCATGGGAGGCATTGCTGACTACTCAGGAAGTCTTGTTCTTCAG ATGCCTATAAGAGAAGCATGCCATGTAGCTGTGCAAAGAAACCATCCTACTAAACACCGCCTCTGGAAACATGCTCAGGCTCGCCAGAATGCCAAAGGAGAAGGATCCAAACCTGTTCTTCAAATT GTGTCGTATGGGTCGGAGTTGAGTAACCGTGCCCCGACGTTCGACATGGACTTGTCAGACTTCATGGATGGGGAGAGGCCTATGTCGTATGAGAAGGCAAGGAAATATTTTGCTCAAGATCCTGCGCAGAAGTGGGCAGCATACATTGCAGGCACCATATTGGTTTTAATGAAGGAGTTGGGTGTTCGTTTTGAAGATAGCATCAGCTTGTTG GTTTCTTCCACAGTCCCAGAAGGGAAGGGTGTATCGTCATCAGCCTCGGTGGAGGTAGCTTCAATGTCTGCCATAGCTGCTGCTCATG GATTAAGTATCAGTCCAAGAGATCTGGCGCTGCTTTGTCAAAAG GTGGAGAATCACATAGTCGGAGCACCGTGTGGAGTGATGGACCAGATGACATCGGCGTGTGGGGAAGCTGATAAATTGCTAGCAATGGTGTGCCAG CCGGCAGAGGTGATTGGGCTAGTTGATATACCTGGTCACATTCGATTTTGGGGAATTGATTCAGGAATTCGACACAG CGTTGGTGGAGCAGACTATGGCTCAGTTAGAATTGGGGCATTCATGGGGCGGAGAATGATAAAGTCAAGAGCATCAGAGTTGTTATCAAACTCCTCATCACTGGCCAATGGCATAAGCCACGACGACTTGGAAGACGATGGCATTGAGTTACTGGAATCCGAATCCTCCTTAGATTATCTATGCAATCTCCCACCTCACCGCTACGAAGCCATGTACGCCAAGCAGCTGCCGGAGACAATAAAAGGGGAGGCTTTTATGGAGAAATATTCAGATCACAACGATGCCGTAACGGTGATCGATCCAAAGAGGGTCTATGGAGTCAGGGCCCCTGCTCGTCATCCTATCTATGAGAACTTCCGTGTGAAG GCCTTCAAAGCGCTGCTCACTTCTGCAACTTCGGACGACCAACTGACATCTCTTGGAGAATTGTTGTATCAG TGCCATTATAGTTACAGTGCATGTGGACTGGGGTCGGATGGGACGGACAGGCTAGTTCAGTTGGTTCAAGATATGCAGCACTCCAAGTTATCCAAATCCGAAGACGGAACTTTGTATGGAGCAAAGATTACGGGTGGGGGCTCCGGTGGAACCGTCTGTGTTATGGGTCGAAACTCCTTAGGCAGCAGCCACCAAATCATTGAG ATTCAGCAAAGATACAAAGGAGCAACAGGGTTCTTGCCATATGTTTTTGATGGTTCTTCCCCTGGTGCTGGTAGATTTGGATACCTCAAAATTCGCAGACGCTTATTGTCCCTCAAATCTAAAGGGCAATAG